CTGATCCCAAAACTTACTCTGACCCCAAAACTTAAACTTATAACTTACTATCCAGACTGCCTAACAAACTGAAAAATTGTTAACAGAAAAAACAGAGCAACAATATATAAGTCAAGCAAAACGGATCGTCTTATTTTCTCGCATTCTTCATGATTGCCGTTAATAGTTAGATATTTTTTCTTCAAAAGAATACTTGTATAAACTAATTGATCATTAGCTCTCATGTACCAGGGGAGACTACTCTGCTCAAAGAGAGAAGGGTACTTCTGCCTAAGATGGAGATAATGTTTAAACCTTGCTCGGCTAACAATCATCATCCGCAAAAAAATAGAGATAAATACAAGAAGCCATATAACCGATAACATATCAATAACCTCAATCATTCAACAACGGAAAACACAAAATTTTACTCTGACCCCAAAACTCCAAAACTCCCATGCCCCCAAAACTCCAAAACTCCTTAAACTTAGTGACCCCTTCGATTCGCTTTTATATACTTGTCGCCTCGTCAAAGAAATCACTGCGTTTTTCTATACGAAAATCTGTCTTTAGGAACAATACAAATTCCTCTCTTACCACCTGCGAACCAGAATTTACCAACTGCGCCACCCCACTAATCTGATAGTCTTCATACTGAAAATTTTCAGCTGTTAAAGGCCCAATTGACGCCCTAAACACCTTTCTACCATCGTATAGCTTAGGATCACCAAAACCCAAATCAGAAAACTCGTATTGATTATTTGTTTTCAACCCTAAGAGTTTAACTTCTTTTATTACAAGACCTTCTACTACACAGCGACCAGAGCACGAAAAAGAAAACTGCAAATTGTACGGAAAGCCCCATTCCAAAAAGCTCCCCCCACTTTCTTCGTAAGCTTCACGATAATTTCCCACGAAATTAATGCGCAAAACGCCGCCCGATAACTCTTGGCTTGCCAGTTCATATCCGTAATATTTAACTTCTTTACACCCTGCCAACATTGAGCTTAAGAGTGAAACACAAAATATCAATAAAAATCTCTTTAAGCTCATCTCTATTCATCCTCTACATTATTCCCGCATCCCAAATCCCTGGCCTCCAAATTCCAAACTTCTGAATGCCACTCTACTCTGATCCCAAAAATTTCAATTATTTAGAACAGCCTGCAAGCCTGTTTTCCTTCCTAAGGATCACGCTGTATTCTTTTGATTCTCTTAATTTAGAGTCAATTGCCGCGAAAAAATTTCTATACTCATAAATTTGAGCATTAGCGTAACAAATCTCCAACTCTGTACTGGAAGTCCAACGAACAACCAACCCACTACTTTTGTTCGCCTCAAGAACCAGGACCAGATCCGCACTGTTTTTGGGATTTTCCATCCACACCTGGACCGGCTGAGAAATTGTTGCACAAAGGCCACCATCGCCCAAATGTGCTTCCGGTTACTCTGCAGCTAACGACCGAACCACTCCGGTCATTGAAAAAATCCAAACAAACTACGAACTTCTTGACTATTTCAGCGGCAACTCTTTGAGGATTGAACTTGCGCTAGCGTGACGTAAAAGTCAACAACTTGGTGTTGCAACTCATCAGATGGCGTCTGCGACAATTGAGGGAAAGGAAGGAGGAGAACTCCGACTGGTCGGGCTCTAAAAGATTCGAGTTTGTCAGCACTGCTTAGTGCGGCAGCAGTGACCTTGGGAGGGTTCAAGTTCGGCAGTGGTTTCTGCCGAACTTGAGCCGAGCCTACCGATTCAGATCACTGACTCCGCAACGACGCAAGCTGTTGCAGATGAGGGTTGAAGTTGAGCGCGCAGCGGCGAATGAATTCCCGGATCTCGGAGGTTTTGTACTGATTCGCCAGCTCGTTGCCGGGACGCAGTTGCTCCTGGGTGGGGTAGATGCCCTTACCGGTGAGCAGGCAGTTCCAGGACACGTTGGGGAAGTACACATCCAGCTTCTGCGCGAGCAGTTCGTCGGTGATGTTCTTGCCGGCCATCCACGACATCAGGATCGAGCGCAGGGAGGGGGAGATTTTTTCGTTGGTGCCGTTGGCAATCCAGTAGTCGGTGTCGGTGCGCGAGGAAATGCGGTAGTGGCACACGATGTAGTCGCGCACCGCATCGAAGCGCGCGCTGATGCGATCGTTGAATTCCTGGCGGTACTGATCGGTGTAGTTGCCGTTGTTGTAGGACTCGATAAAGCGGGTGACGGTTTCCTGCACCATATCCAGCGCGGTCGCTTCCAGCGGTTCGATAAAGCCCTGGGACAGGCCTACGGCCAGGCAGTTTTTTGCCCAGTGCTGTTCGACGCGGCCCACCTTGAATTTCAGGCGGCGCGCTTCGACGTCGCTGTCGAGCAAACCCAGATGTGCGCGGAATTCGGTCTCGGCCATGTCGTCGTCGACAAATTTCGAGCTGTAGACGTAGCCATTGCCGTTGCGATTGGTCAGCGGGATCTTCCAAGCCCAGCCGTATTTGAGCGCCGTGGAAATGGTGTGGGGTGCATAGTCCGCTTCCTGTTCGGTGGCGAACACCACCGCGGAATCAT
This is a stretch of genomic DNA from Microbulbifer bruguierae. It encodes these proteins:
- a CDS encoding tryptophan halogenase family protein — its product is MNKQNKRVLILGGGTAGWITANLMATHWADKGFEITLVESPDIGIIGVGEGSTPPLKGFMDVIGVKESEWMPECNATYKVGITFKDWSVKPGFSEYVHPFLAQPDEFTAPAFFHNSFLRRKGIDLEGHPDHFFLATELIRQKLAPIVPEHFPFEIAYGYHFDSGLLGKFLARVAERKGVRYKTATVTETLLDAQGNIDCLKTAEGETLKADLYVDCSGFRGQLIQQALGVPFKSCAESLFNDSAVVFATEQEADYAPHTISTALKYGWAWKIPLTNRNGNGYVYSSKFVDDDMAETEFRAHLGLLDSDVEARRLKFKVGRVEQHWAKNCLAVGLSQGFIEPLEATALDMVQETVTRFIESYNNGNYTDQYRQEFNDRISARFDAVRDYIVCHYRISSRTDTDYWIANGTNEKISPSLRSILMSWMAGKNITDELLAQKLDVYFPNVSWNCLLTGKGIYPTQEQLRPGNELANQYKTSEIREFIRRCALNFNPHLQQLASLRSQ